In one window of Polaromonas naphthalenivorans CJ2 DNA:
- a CDS encoding substrate-binding domain-containing protein, giving the protein MNVFSKFFKPFRALALIPVVLAATLSIAQTSSIVMASTTSTEQSGLFGHLLPEFKKASGIDVKVVAVGTGQAIDMGRRGDADVLFVHDQVAEEKVVAEGFALKRYPVMYNDFVLIGPAADPAQVKGRDIVEALKKVSAANAGFISRGDKSGTHAAELRYWKNAGVEPPAFAGYKACGCGMGPALNMAASLGAYVLADRGTWLSFKNRADLAVLVEGDKRLFNQYGVMVVNPAKHPQTKVLEAQKFVDWVISPAGQGVIAGYQINGEQLFFPNAAQ; this is encoded by the coding sequence ATGAATGTTTTCAGCAAATTTTTCAAGCCTTTCAGGGCTCTTGCGCTTATCCCTGTTGTGCTGGCAGCTACGCTTTCGATAGCACAGACATCCAGCATCGTGATGGCGTCCACCACCTCCACCGAGCAGTCGGGGCTGTTTGGCCATTTGCTGCCCGAATTCAAAAAGGCCAGCGGCATCGACGTGAAAGTGGTGGCGGTCGGCACCGGCCAGGCCATCGACATGGGCCGCCGGGGTGATGCCGACGTGCTGTTCGTGCACGACCAGGTGGCCGAGGAAAAAGTCGTGGCCGAAGGCTTCGCCCTCAAGCGCTACCCGGTGATGTACAACGACTTCGTGCTGATCGGCCCGGCCGCTGATCCGGCCCAGGTCAAGGGTCGGGACATCGTCGAAGCGCTGAAAAAAGTCAGCGCCGCCAACGCCGGCTTCATTTCGCGCGGCGACAAGAGCGGCACCCACGCGGCCGAGTTGCGCTACTGGAAAAATGCCGGCGTCGAGCCACCGGCTTTTGCGGGCTACAAGGCCTGCGGCTGCGGCATGGGGCCGGCGCTGAACATGGCAGCCAGCCTGGGCGCCTATGTGCTGGCCGACCGGGGCACCTGGCTGTCGTTCAAGAACCGCGCGGACCTGGCCGTGCTGGTCGAAGGCGACAAGCGGCTTTTCAACCAGTACGGCGTGATGGTTGTCAACCCCGCCAAACACCCGCAAACCAAGGTGCTTGAGGCGCAAAAATTTGTCGATTGGGTGATTTCGCCAGCCGGGCAGGGCGTGATTGCCGGCTACCAGATCAACGGCGAGCAGCTGTTTTTTCCCAACGCTGCGCAGTAA
- a CDS encoding substrate-binding domain-containing protein, with translation MHKVQLSYLLTPERGKDALIRNPMMDMLHAVSEQGSISKAARALDLSYRHVWGSLKDWEQALGRSLIVWDKGQRARLTEFGAKLLWAERQAQARLAPQIEALRGDIERAFATAFDDSTHVLTLYASHDAALSALREQASQRGLHLDIRFMGSVDAIAALNAGRCMMAGFHVRDQPQRHSAAAQTYRSLLKPGLHKLIGFAHRQQGLIVAKNNPLQIEGLADVAQPGMRYVNRPEGTGTRVLLDDLLAEAGLSPADLQGYGTLEPSHTAVAQAVASGAADAGLGIEAAAREKGLGFVPLAQERYHLVCLKSELPTAQVQALLKELQGGEWQATLDRLPGYSGALAQSGKVLSLRAALPWWSYRREKRDDGSAHAAG, from the coding sequence ATGCACAAAGTCCAACTCTCCTACCTGTTGACGCCCGAGCGCGGCAAGGACGCGCTGATCCGCAACCCGATGATGGACATGCTCCATGCGGTCAGCGAGCAGGGCTCGATTTCAAAGGCCGCCCGGGCGCTGGACCTGTCGTACCGCCATGTCTGGGGTTCGCTCAAGGACTGGGAGCAGGCGCTGGGCCGCAGCCTGATCGTCTGGGACAAGGGCCAGCGCGCGCGGCTGACCGAGTTCGGCGCAAAGCTGCTCTGGGCCGAGCGCCAGGCGCAGGCCCGGCTGGCGCCGCAGATCGAAGCGTTGCGCGGCGACATCGAGCGCGCTTTCGCCACCGCGTTTGACGACAGCACCCATGTCCTGACGCTGTATGCCAGCCACGACGCGGCGCTGTCGGCGCTGCGCGAGCAGGCCAGCCAGCGGGGCCTGCATCTGGATATCCGCTTCATGGGCAGCGTCGATGCCATCGCGGCGCTGAACGCCGGGCGCTGCATGATGGCCGGCTTTCATGTGCGCGACCAGCCGCAGCGCCATTCGGCGGCCGCGCAGACCTACCGCAGCCTGCTCAAGCCCGGCCTGCACAAGCTGATCGGCTTTGCCCACCGCCAGCAGGGCCTGATCGTTGCCAAAAACAACCCGCTGCAGATTGAAGGACTGGCTGATGTGGCGCAGCCGGGCATGCGCTATGTGAACCGCCCCGAAGGCACGGGAACGCGGGTGCTGCTGGACGACCTGCTGGCCGAAGCCGGCCTGTCTCCAGCGGATCTCCAGGGCTACGGCACGCTGGAGCCATCGCACACCGCCGTGGCGCAAGCCGTTGCCAGCGGCGCGGCCGATGCGGGGCTGGGCATTGAAGCGGCAGCGCGGGAGAAAGGCCTGGGGTTCGTGCCGCTGGCGCAGGAGCGTTACCACCTGGTCTGCCTGAAGTCCGAGTTGCCTACGGCGCAGGTGCAGGCGCTGCTCAAGGAACTGCAGGGCGGCGAGTGGCAGGCCACGCTGGACAGGCTGCCGGGCTACAGCGGCGCGCTGGCCCAGAGCGGCAAGGTGCTGTCATTGCGTGCGGCTTTGCCGTGGTGGAGCTACCGCAGGGAAAAACGTGACGACGGCTCGGCGCATGCTGCGGGCTGA
- a CDS encoding copper chaperone PCu(A)C, whose amino-acid sequence MKFKLLTAALLLACSALHAQTVEVKGAWVRATVPGQKGTGAFMRITAKDGAKLVGVLSPVAGVAEVHEMKMEGDIMRMRAVPVLDLPAGQTVPLQPGGYHVMLMELKQPLPKGSTVPLTLRLQDAKGVESRLELTLPVSAVAPSAAANDAGPGDEKSGHHGEHKH is encoded by the coding sequence ATGAAATTCAAACTATTGACCGCCGCCTTGCTGCTGGCCTGCAGCGCCCTGCATGCCCAAACCGTCGAGGTCAAGGGCGCCTGGGTCCGCGCCACCGTGCCGGGCCAGAAAGGCACGGGCGCGTTCATGCGCATCACCGCCAAAGACGGCGCCAAACTGGTCGGCGTTTTGTCACCCGTGGCCGGCGTTGCCGAGGTGCATGAAATGAAGATGGAAGGCGACATCATGAGAATGCGCGCCGTGCCCGTGCTGGATTTGCCGGCCGGCCAGACCGTGCCATTGCAGCCCGGCGGCTACCACGTCATGTTGATGGAGTTGAAGCAGCCCCTGCCCAAGGGCAGCACGGTGCCGCTGACGCTGCGCCTGCAAGATGCCAAGGGCGTTGAAAGCCGGCTTGAACTGACGCTGCCCGTGAGTGCGGTGGCTCCTTCCGCCGCCGCAAACGACGCAGGGCCAGGCGACGAAAAATCCGGACACCACGGCGAGCACAAGCATTGA
- a CDS encoding ABC transporter ATP-binding protein produces MTPLFSLDAVSVRFGRVPALSDCSLRICAGDRLALVGSNGSGKSTLLRTLHGLIAPAKGSFQMDARARQAMLFQRPYMLRASVLHNVALGLWLNSVPWTLAKAQALQALERVGLADLAGRNAKALSGGQQQRVALARAWALQPQVLLLDEPTSSLDPAAKREVERLMAEFADAGMTLIFSSHNLGQVKRLASRVVYLEQGRLVADLPTHAFFNGPLPVAAANFLKGELG; encoded by the coding sequence ATGACGCCGCTTTTCAGCCTCGATGCCGTCAGCGTGCGGTTTGGCCGCGTTCCGGCGCTCAGCGACTGCAGCCTGCGCATTTGCGCCGGCGACAGGCTGGCGCTGGTCGGCTCCAACGGCAGCGGCAAAAGCACCCTGCTGCGCACGCTGCACGGACTCATTGCGCCTGCAAAAGGGAGTTTTCAGATGGATGCCCGCGCGCGCCAGGCGATGCTGTTCCAGCGCCCCTACATGCTGCGCGCCAGCGTGCTGCACAACGTCGCGCTGGGCTTGTGGCTGAACAGCGTTCCCTGGACGCTGGCCAAGGCGCAGGCGCTGCAGGCGCTCGAACGCGTGGGGCTGGCCGACCTGGCCGGGCGCAATGCCAAGGCCCTGTCCGGCGGGCAGCAGCAGCGCGTGGCGCTGGCGCGGGCCTGGGCGCTCCAGCCGCAGGTCTTGCTGCTTGATGAGCCCACGTCCAGCCTCGACCCGGCGGCCAAGCGCGAGGTCGAGCGGCTGATGGCCGAATTCGCCGACGCCGGCATGACGCTGATCTTCAGCAGCCACAACCTGGGCCAGGTCAAGCGCCTGGCCAGCCGGGTGGTGTATCTGGAGCAGGGCCGGCTGGTCGCCGACTTGCCCACGCATGCTTTTTTCAACGGGCCGTTGCCCGTCGCCGCCGCCAATTTTTTAAAAGGGGAACTGGGATGA
- a CDS encoding ABC transporter permease: MNTFSSSAITAFSLITSLDPLLAGIVVRSLAVSALACVIACSAGLLAGAWLGVARFRGRAVVLALLNTALALPSVVVGLVVYLLLSRTGPLGFLGWLFSFKAMVLAQSVLVLPVVTALVRQSIDDADRSHGEQFESLGARRFMRGLILLWDERYALLTVLMAAFGRAISEVGAVMIVGGNIEGFTRVMTTSIALETSKGDLPLALALGLVLLGVVLLLNLLIALVRRWRERLDDPLPDVEAVLVATPVAGRASP; this comes from the coding sequence ATGAACACCTTCTCAAGCAGCGCCATCACGGCTTTTTCGCTGATCACCTCGCTCGACCCCTTGCTGGCCGGCATCGTCGTGCGGTCGCTGGCCGTCAGCGCCCTGGCCTGCGTGATTGCCTGCAGCGCCGGGCTGCTTGCCGGCGCCTGGCTGGGCGTGGCGCGCTTTCGGGGCCGCGCCGTCGTGCTGGCCCTGCTCAATACCGCGCTGGCGCTGCCTTCGGTGGTGGTCGGGCTGGTGGTGTATTTGCTGCTGTCGCGCACCGGGCCGCTGGGTTTTCTGGGCTGGCTGTTTTCCTTCAAGGCGATGGTGCTGGCGCAAAGCGTGCTGGTGCTCCCAGTGGTCACCGCGCTGGTGCGCCAGAGCATTGACGACGCCGACCGCAGCCACGGCGAGCAGTTCGAGTCGCTGGGCGCGCGCCGTTTCATGCGCGGCCTGATCCTGCTGTGGGACGAGCGCTATGCCTTGCTGACGGTGCTGATGGCCGCCTTTGGCCGTGCCATTTCGGAGGTCGGCGCGGTGATGATCGTGGGCGGCAACATCGAAGGCTTTACGCGCGTCATGACGACTTCGATTGCGCTGGAAACCAGCAAGGGCGACCTGCCGCTGGCGCTGGCGCTGGGCCTTGTGCTGCTGGGCGTGGTGCTGCTGCTCAATCTATTGATCGCGCTGGTGCGGCGCTGGCGCGAACGGCTTGACGACCCGCTGCCCGATGTGGAGGCCGTCCTGGTCGCAACCCCGGTTGCCGGGCGTGCATCGCCATGA
- a CDS encoding YcnI family copper-binding membrane protein yields MNISIATKSMAACALCVLALPVFSHVSLEGKTAPASSTYKAVFQVGHGCQGSATTGIRVQIPAGFQGAKPYPKAGWTLSVQQEKLARPYDSHGKPVTEDFSVVSWTAAGKEAALQDAFFDEFVLRGKLPETAGPLWFKVLQTCESGSNDWSEVPASGSSAKGLKSPAVLLEVTGPEAAAAAASMPVMVHAPGAHQH; encoded by the coding sequence ATGAATATCTCAATCGCTACAAAAAGCATGGCTGCCTGCGCACTCTGCGTGCTGGCCTTGCCTGTCTTCTCTCATGTTTCGCTGGAAGGCAAAACGGCTCCCGCCAGCAGCACCTACAAAGCTGTTTTCCAGGTCGGCCACGGCTGCCAGGGGTCGGCGACCACGGGCATCAGGGTTCAAATTCCCGCCGGTTTCCAGGGCGCCAAACCCTATCCGAAAGCCGGCTGGACCTTGTCCGTCCAGCAGGAAAAACTCGCCAGACCCTACGACAGCCACGGCAAGCCGGTCACCGAAGACTTCAGCGTGGTGAGTTGGACGGCGGCCGGCAAGGAGGCGGCGCTGCAGGACGCGTTTTTCGACGAGTTCGTGCTGCGCGGCAAATTGCCCGAGACCGCCGGGCCGCTGTGGTTCAAGGTGCTGCAGACCTGCGAAAGCGGCAGCAACGACTGGAGTGAAGTTCCGGCCTCGGGCAGTTCCGCCAAAGGCCTGAAATCGCCCGCGGTCTTGCTCGAAGTCACCGGCCCCGAAGCAGCAGCCGCCGCCGCATCCATGCCTGTCATGGTGCATGCGCCAGGCGCCCATCAACACTGA
- a CDS encoding DUF2946 family protein has translation MSTRPPARPPLSVWARLAAFLSFLAVLSALVAPLSMLAEEVRTGQLGGLCSANAVSGISADAGSGDAPQAGAHCDLCASLGWALPPLPVAAIPCFAGEQVAAADFPADVVTINPGLPFSRGPPHFLI, from the coding sequence GTGTCCACCCGCCCACCCGCTCGCCCACCCTTGTCTGTATGGGCGCGCCTGGCTGCTTTTCTGAGCTTTCTGGCCGTGCTGTCGGCGCTGGTGGCGCCGCTGTCGATGCTGGCCGAAGAGGTGCGCACCGGCCAGCTGGGCGGCCTCTGCAGCGCCAACGCGGTCTCGGGAATCAGCGCGGACGCCGGCTCCGGTGATGCACCGCAGGCCGGCGCGCATTGCGACCTGTGCGCTTCGCTGGGCTGGGCCTTGCCGCCGCTGCCGGTCGCGGCCATTCCCTGCTTTGCCGGCGAACAGGTGGCCGCCGCCGATTTTCCGGCCGATGTCGTCACCATCAACCCCGGGCTGCCTTTCAGCCGTGGGCCGCCGCACTTTTTGATCTGA